DNA sequence from the Parasphingorhabdus cellanae genome:
CCCAGCATCGCAGTCGTGACAGTTGTTCCGCTTTACTTCTTCATTCTCTGGTAGCCGAGACAAAAGCAAACCGCGGGCATCCGCCCGCTTGGCTTTCCTCGCATAAGCTCGGGCGCGCGCCATCTGATTCTTGGCGCGCTTGCCGACGCGATGCGTCGGTTCAGCGCGACACTAAACGCTTCGTTTGAGACCATATAACCGAGCGCAGCGAAGGCAAGGCCGACTGGCCGCCGAGCCTTATTGGCGCGATAGCCAAGGGCCCGGATGGGCCCGCCCGACGCCTGAGGGAATAAATAAAGACTCCCTTCCAAAGTTCACACCATTCACACCCCCATCCCCCCCGTCATCCCAGCGCAAGCTGGGATCTCCTCGAAACCTGCCGCTCTGCTGCATGGAGATTCCAGCTTGCGCTGGAATGACGATGGCAAAAGGCGCGCCCTCAAAGTTCACACAGATCACACCGGCTCGGGCAGGTCATCGAATATCCCGCTGCGTTCCAGCAAGCCGCTGCGCTCGGCGCGGTCCCAATCGAGGTCGCTCCAGGTTTCCCGGCTCGCCACATCAAGGTCCGATACATCAATATCCTCCGGTGCCATGGCCAGGATCTGCTCCCGTCCCGCTTGCAGCTCCAACATCGCGATAATATGCTCATCAGAGCGCTGGTTTTCCTCTTCCGAGGCCGTCCGGCCAGACGCCTCTATCTTGTCCACCAGTGCTGCACAATCCTCACCCTTGCCAATGCCGTCGAGCAAATCATCAAAATGCTCCGCTGCCACCCGCGCAGGCTTGCCCGCCAGATCAATACCATCCGCCATCTTGTCGAGCCGCGCCATGGCGGCCAGAAACAAGGGCGCGCTCCAGCGGGTGCGCATGCCCACTTCCTCGCCCTGATGCCATACCGCCTCGTTCCAGCCATTGAGGCCCTTGTCGAGCAGCGCATCCTGAAAAATATCGCGCGCATGGATAAGCGCCGCATCCCACGCCCGGGCAAAGGCCCGCGCGTCCGGCCTGCGCCGCAGCTTATACGCGCTCTCCCGCGACAATCCGGTATAGGCGGCGGCTGCTTTGACATTACCGGTTCTTGCTAGGGCTTCGAGAAACACCACCTGCCGGTCCGGCGACCAGCCATCATGGCGCTCCCTGGGCTGCGCCAGATCATCAGGGGCGGGGATATCGGTGAAGCTGTCGTGTGAAGGGAGTTCGGTCATCTGCTGTTCCTTGTTCTATGGGGGGAACAGAGAAGATAACCTATCTGGTTATTTGTAGGAAAGGGGGGATTTTTGCCGAGATACATGGATAAAAACAAAGGCTATTATCCTATATCGAAAACCAGCCTTTCGCCGGTGCCGATACCCTAATTGCCCTTAACATAATATCCCCTGCTGCCATCCACGGGCACAAGCCTATCGTCCGCAATATTCAGTCGAAACTCCTCAAAAGGCGGCTTGATGAATAGCCGGTTGTCCAGCTTCACTTCGTAAACGGCCGCTTTATTATTCGGTGCGATATCGAAACTGGAGGAATATTCCTTTTCATTATGACGCAATGTCAGCGTGATGGACTGAAGCTGGTTGTTTCTGGTTTTGGGTGCGAACGCAAAGCCAAGTTCATAGCTATTCGCGCTGACTTGACTGCCGTCGGCGAAGGAAAATTGCGCCTCGATTTTTAGACGCGCATTGGGCCGCTCACGCCGGTTAACCCAGATACCTACGCCGTCATTCCAATTCACATTGGGTCTATCGTCATTTTGCGCATGAAATGGCGTAAAATCGGACAAGAAGAGACAGTCAGCAGGCAGTGGGGGCGACTGATATTCTCCGGTCTTGCCAGCGGCCCGCCCGCTGTCGGCAAGAAAGGCAACCGCCTCTCGCCAATGTTGTCTCGCCGTGCGGGCGGCTATTTCCGCGCTGTCGCTATCATCTTGCAAGTCACGATTAAAATAATTTGCTATCGCTTTTTTATAAGCGCCATGCCGTTCGCGCTCGATTTCAACAGCGGCCTCGAACCGCTCCTGGGGCGGTAGATCTTTTGGAAAAGCCAAATCACCTGACGAAGAATATTGAGCGCCATATTCAAGGAAGGCGCATGTCCACTTTGCCCGATTACGCAGCCGGATATTTTCCATCTTATAAGCGGCATCTTTTTCTTCGCTTCCCCAAGAATATTTTGCACCCAGAGCAAATACAGGCGTTTCATCACTGAATTGATGGGGGCCGAGGATCACTTGTCCATTGGTCTGGGTCCATTGACCCTCACTATACAAGTCGAGCCCACCAACAATCATCATCCATTTATAACTGCCATCGGCTTCCAACAAAAGGCGTGATGCTGTCTCCATCACCCCGGTAAGCCGATAGGAACCCACAGGGGTAGCGGGCTCTGCCTGGCCGTCCTTGTCAGGAAGAGGCTGGGCAAAGCTGTTTGATGTTAGGGTCAGCGCACAAAATGTGGCCGCGAGTTGGAGTGGCAGGTACCGCAAAGTCAAACTCCTTGCATATAGAGGCTTGTTGACCGAAGTCCGCCGGTCAAGGCTTTAAGAAAGTTGCCATATACGGATTTTTTCCGTTGCCGAGCAACAGTTTCCCAAATTCCCTCGATACGGGCACACGCCTTTATTGTTTCTTCTTCATATGATGCATTTCAAGACCAACGGCCCAGCGGCGCTGAAAGCCTTTCCAATGATCAGACTGTTCATCACCTGCCGTTTTCCCATTTAGCTGCTCACCAAAACCGATGGGCCATTTGCTGTCGTTGGAATCCACAGTTGGCACGTTCAAATAATCCGCTTTAGACGCATCACCTTTCAGCGTCATATCGAGAAACGCCGTTACAAAATGCTGATTAATCGCGTTTAAGCGGTCGCTTCGCCATACTGGCTCTTTCAGAAACTCTGCTGTCGTAAAATCGCTGTCTGCATCCAGATCAAATTCATTGCCGACAATATTATGCCGCGCTTCGCGATAGACCAACATGTAGCGATTTGATCCGGTCATATTTTCGAACAGCCACTTCACGCCTTGCTCATAGTTCACCACATCGTCCTGATTTCCAGAAATCACCAGAACCGGCTTATCAATCGCCGCGATACTATCTGCTGTCCATGCCCGGCTATCCGGCTGACCACCCCAGGGAGCGAAAGTCACCAGTGATTTAACTGGCAGGGGTTTTTGTGAGGCCTCTTCCATCGCTGTTCTGGCTGCTGCCGGGATATTGGCCATCGGATCATTGGCGAAATCATAGAACGCGCCCGCAGAAGCTATGGCGCCATATCCGCCCATAGAATAGCCGATCAGTCCGACATTGTCGGTATCAATTTGCGCCGCATATGGTTGCGATCCTGATTGTGCATCCGCCAATATCTGCATCAGAATCTGGCGTTGGTCCAAAGATCGGTCCACCAGCACATTACCGAAAGACAGGAGGAAAGACCTGATGCCATCAATAGGCATATCCGCATGATTGATCGAAGCCACGATATAACCGTGCGAGGCAATTTGTTCGGCCAAATTGCTAAATTGCGTATCCCATCCACCAAAACCGTGAGACATCAGGACTAGCGGATATTTCTCATCGACAAGCGCTGTGGCATCCGGCACCGCCACGCCGTTGGCAGAAACAGTCACCGGGTCCTTCCCTGGTGGCCGCATGATATGCGCATATTTTGCGGTTTTACTGTCACTGGTTTTGGCCGGATACCAAAAGCGAACCGAAAGCTCTCGATCCGCATCGGTCAGGTTTCCTGAAATTGCGCCCCAAGTCGTAATTTTCGTGCGGTCTGCCAGCGCAAATTTTTTGACGCTTGTCCCGATATTATATGCGCCAAGTCGCCCAAATTCCGGGGCTTCGCCGGATTGCCCGGCGTGGACAGTCGGTGAAGCAACATAAGCGGCAGCACCGCCGCCGACCAGAATGATGCCCAAAGCAATCGCTGCAATTTTTCTCTTTCTCAACCGGCGTTCCTTTTAGTTTTTGAAGAGCCTCAGAGCAAAAATGAGGCAAGCGGTCCGTGTCGCTGGTCGTTGTGATCCAAACGGGGGGCAGAATCAAATTTATATATACCGGGTCACTCCGGCTTATATCCAAACGCCTCTTTCGCCAGTTTAACGAGTTCTGGATCAGCATCCGGCAGGTCATCCGGCAACGCGGCTTCCAACGTCTCGGCCACATAGGTCAGTGCGGCAATTCGCGCAGCTTTTTTGTCATTACCGTCGATAACCTTCCACGGGGCCCAGCGTGTGTCCGTCTGTTTGAACATATCCTCGATGGCGTCCAGATAGTCTGCTCTTTTGGAACGGTTGCGAAAATCTTCTGCAGTAATTTTCCAGCGCTTGTGCGGAACATTCAGGCGCCTTGCAAAACGATCGTCTTGCCTGTCTTGCGTTACGTGGAAGAAAAGCTTGATGAGATTAATCCCGCTATCGATGCGTTGCGCTTCAAATTCGTTAATCTCGTCATAAGCGCGTTTCCATTCGGCTTTGCTGCAAAAGCCCTCAACACGTTCTACCAGGACGCGGCCATACCAGCTGCGATCAAATACCGTGATATTGCGCTTGGCCGGTAGTTTCAGCCAGAAGCGCCAGAGGAAATGATGATCTTTTTCTACCTGCGTAGGAGCGCTAATTGGGCAAACCTCAAAGTAACGGGGATCCCATTCGGCAGTCATGCGGCGGATACAACCACCCTTACCAGCCGCGTCCCAACCTTCAAACACCAACATTGTCCGTTTGCCATGAATGATATGTTCGAAATGAACACGGGCCAAGCGCTCCTGCACTTCTTTCAGTGCATCGGAATAGTCGCCATCAAATTCCTCGCCACCTTCATAATCTGATAGTTTTACATTCTTGCCCATAGTTCGCCTCAAAATGCCCTTCGTCCCTGCACTCAGGAAAAGCTGGCATACTATAAGACGGAAAAAAGAACGAATCTGTTAACCCTGTTTCGATCAATCCGCCTCAGCTGTCGCAAGCGCTTCGCTCATCATTTCTGTACTGGCATAGCGGATATCCCAATCATCCATGGCGCGCTGGCGATCTTCAACGCGGCGAATAGCTTGACTAATTTCGGTTTTACCGCCCGCCAATTGACCGGCTTGACTATAAAGCGTCACAGCCTTTTCCAGCGCGCCTTCCTGTTCGGCGCAAAGCGCTCGGTTGAAGGCGATTGATCGGTGCGGCGCGCTGTTCATTGCCGCCTGATCCCACATCCGGCAAGCTTCTCGCTCATCGGTTTTGGTCATCTTAACGGCTGCCTTGAAAAGATTAGCCGTGGCTTTATCCATGGCTTTGCGACTTTCGAACACACGGATTTTTTGCTGTCTTTCTATGGGCGCAAGATCGCGGCGCACTGAATAGGCGGCGCTGCTGATCATTCCGCGAATAATGGCCTCGCTGCTGGAAAAGCTCTCTTTTCGGCCGCACACTGTCTGTTCGTGACCGTTCGATTTTCGCTCAGAATAAATAGTCTGCCCGTCCCTAAAACGGGAAAGACGGATCTGCGCCTGAAAATCAATCACTCTTTTGAGGCAGGACACTTCGATGCTTTTGCGCTTCTTGCATTTGCCTTTATCGTCCCGTTTCACGCAGCGATCGCGATATCCCGTGGTCGGGAATTCCTCTATGCCAGCCGTGGCAGTCCCCGACAACGTCGCCTCTGGCTGGATGGCGGAACGCCCTGCCATGATTTTGAAATAAGAAGCGCCATCAATCTTAACATCGCTGAGCTTATCTTCGATTGCGAAAGCCAAAGCGATGCCATCATCACCGCCAAAACGATCTATCGCGATGGATTTAATCTCTGCGATATTATCTACACGAGCCGGGTAGAGGCCATCTATCTGCAATGTCTCTGCTTGCGCCGTTGTGGCCAAACACAGTGCGGTTAACCCAACCGAGCCCGCCTTAATCAATGATAGAATTTGATTCATATTATCCCTCTAAGTCATTCACTTATAGGGCTTATAACAGCATGCCTGAACGCGCTATTACAGTGTCGTTCATAGACCGCTATCGTCAAATATGCGGATCAATTCCATTGATAATATAGCCCGCTATCCGCTCAGGATCCTGCATCGGCATAAAATGTGAAAGCTCGGGGATGTACAACTCTCGCGCGTTAGGAAAGATGCCCACCAGGTTTGGCCAAGTCGGGCTGTTCGCAAAGTCACGCGCCGCTGTGACGTCATCACTCGCGGTCTGCGCCCGCAATATCGCGACTGGCAGTTTATTCCGTTTCACCAAGGGATAGGGATCAACAGAACGAAAGCCTTCATAAACGGATGCTTCGAGATAGGGCGGACAGGCCAAGACAAATCCTTCTCCGTCATCGGCGGGCAGCAGGCCATATTGGCAATAATCGATGAGCACATCGGTTTGCCAAAGGCTGAAAGGATGGCGATCCTTGAATGCGTCAAACATCGCTTCGGGAGATACCCAATCATTGCGGCGGCGCGAAACAGGGTTCTGGTTCGGATCAATATCTGCTGGTGGAGGCGGATTTTGATAGGCGTCTGGCTCCGTAATAGTCGGATCAACCAGCACCAGTCGTTCCAATCGGTCTGGCATGACATCGGCAATCTGCACCAGCACATGCGCGCCCATGCTATGACCAACACCGATCATCTGATTCAGGTTAAGCCCCTCTACGAGCCTACCAACCTCGCGTGCCATTAATCGCCAGTCGCCAAGGCTATCCGGTTTGGCGCTGCGCCCATGGCCACACTGATCCACAGCGATGATGCGATATCCGGGCGGCAACGCCGCGATCGTCTTGTCCCAGCAACGCGCATGAAAGCCGGTGGCGTGCACCATCAATATGGTCGGATCGGCCGGATTACCCCACTCGAAATAGCAGAGATCCGTTTCGCCCTGTTGAAACCGCTTTTCTGTTGGTTGCCCCGCTGCGTTCATCCTTCTTTCGGCGGCTCCACAACACGGATGTGCAGTTCGCGCAATTGTTTGGGCGACACACCGCTTGGTGCGCTCATCATCAGGTCTTCCGCTTTCTGGTTCATCGGGAAGAGCACAACCTCGCGGATATTCGGCTCATCGGCCAGCAGCATAACGATCCGGTCCACACCTGGCGCAGACCCACCATGGGGCGGCGCGCCATATTTCAGCGCATTGATCATACCGGAAAACTCTGTATCCACCGCCGCTTTGTCATAGCCGGCAATTTCGAAAGCTTTGTACATGATATCGGGACGATGGTTCCGGATGGCGCCAGATGACAGTTCGATGCCGTTACAGACAATGTCATATTGCCAGGCCAAAATATCGAGCGGATCTTTATTTTCCAGTGCTTCCATCTCACCCTGTGGCATCGAGAACGGGTTATGCGAGAAATCGAGCTTCTTCAGTTCTTCGTCATATTCATACATCGGATAATCGACGACCCAGCAGAATTTGAATTCATCATCGCTGATCAGGTCAAGCTTTTCTGCTGCACGGGTCCGCGCAACACCGGCCAGTTTGGCGGCTTCGGCCTCCTTACCCGCGGCAAAGAAAACGCCATCATCAGGACCGCAATCAAGATCCGCGAGTAATTTCGCCGTGCCTTCTTCACCATGGTTTTTCGCAATCGGGCCGCCAGCCGCGCCCTCTTTCATGTTGATATAACCGAGACCCGCAAAGCCTTCGCCTCGCGCCCAGTTGTTCATATCATCAAAGAACTTACGGCTATTCTTGCCGGCTCCTGGCGCGACAAAAGCGCGCACCGTGCCGCCAGATGACGTGATCTTGTCAAACAGACCAAAGCCGGAACCTTTGAAATGGTCCGACACGTCCTGAATGATGATCGGGTTTCTCAGATCGGGCTTGTCTGAGCCATATTTCAGCATCGACTCTTTGTAAGGAATACGCGGAAACTCTCCGGCAGGCGTGACCGATTTGCCATTGGCAAATTCTTCGAAAACGCCGGCAAGAACCGGTTCCAGCGCCTGAAACACATCTTCCTGCGTGACAAAGCTCATCTCAAGATCGAGCTGATAAAATTCACCGGGCGAGCGATCAGCCCGGGCGTCTTCGTCACGGAAACAGGGAGCAATCTGGAAATAGCGGTCAAAGCCAGCCACCATCAGCATCTGTTTAAACATTTGCGGTGCCTGTGGCAGCGCATAGAATTTACCAGGATGCACGCGGCTGGGCACCAGATAATCTCGCGCGCCCTCTGGCGACGAAGCCGTTAGGATTGGTGTCTGAAATTCTGTAAAGCCCTGCCCCACCATGCGGTTACGAAGCGAAGCGATGACCTGAGAGCGCAGCATCATATTGGCGTGAACTTTCTCCCGCCGCAGATCGAGGAAACGGTAACGCAGGCGAATATCTTCGGGATATTCCTGTTCGCCAAAGACCGGCATGGGCAGTTCTTCTGCTGGCCCCTGCATTTCAACCGTATCGGCCACCAGCTCCACTTCGCCGGTTGGCAGATTTGCGTTAACCGTTTCGGCTGAACGCGCGGCCACTTTACCGGTGACAGTGATGACCGACTCTTTGCGTGCGGCATCCAGCATTTTGAAAGCGTCGCTGCCTTCTTCACTGACAATCTGGGTTAAACCAAAATGGTCACGCAAGTCGACGAACATCAAATTGCCATGGTCACGGATATTATGGATCCAGCCCGACAAGCGGACTTCTTCGCCGACGTCAGCAGTGCGAAGCTGTGAACAGTTATGGGAACGATATGCGTGCATGATGGACCTTTGATATTTGGAGTGTTTCTGATCACGAAACTTATGAGGGCGTAACACAGGCCGAAAGGACATTTGTCAAGGATGAAGCATTTAAACTGCAAATCTTATTCTTCGCATCAGGTTCAGACAAAAGCCGCTGGCTATCGAATTTGTCTATCAGAAATGTTTGCGAGCTTTGGCGTAACTTGTATAGAACCATCATGAAAATTCATCCATTACTGACTGACAATCAGGATATTGCCGATATTTGCGAACGCTTTTCAACTGCCGACTTTGTCGCGGTCGATACAGAATTTATGCGTGAGAACACCTATTGGCCGATCCTCTGTCTGATCCAGATTTCCGATGGCAAAGAAGCTGCCGCTATTGATCCGCTCGCCAAAGGCGTTGATTTGAAGCCATTACTGGACTTGCTTGTCGATAATGAAGACGTGCTGAAAATCTTTCATGCGGGCGGCCAGGATGTGGAAATCATCCACAATATGACAGGAAAAACGCCGCATCCGATATTTGATACCCAGGTCGCGGCAATGGCATTGGGCCCCAGCGAACAAATCGGCTATGCCAATCTTGTCGATAGCTGGCTTGGCGTCACGCTCGACAAGGGCGCCCGCTTTACCGATTGGTCGCGGCGTCCGCTGAATAATCGGCAGATTGAATATGCCATTGGCGATGTGACGCATCTGTCGAAAATTTTTTCAATGATGCTGGAAAAGTTGATCGAAACTGGCCGCGGCATGTGGATCAATGCCGAGATGGAAAAGCTCGCTGATCCCAAAAATTATGTGAACGATCCTGAAAATTCGTGGCGCCGGGTGAAATTTCAGGGTCGTAATCTTGAGGCGCTAGGCCGTTTGAAAGCGCTGGCCGCATGGAGAGAGAAGGAGGCGCAATCCAAAGATATGCCGCGAGGCCGGATCATGCGTGATGAAACTTTGGCTGATATTGCTGCCCATCCGCCCAAAGATCAGCATAAGCTATCTCAGGTACGCGGGCTGTCGTCGGGCTGGAAGAATAATGAAATTGGCGAACGTTTGATGGAAGCACTCGCCAATGCCGAACCGCTGACCAAAAGTGAACTACCGGATCGTAGCGGCCGCCGCCCCAAATTCAGCAAGGAAAACGCGTTGGTCGCCGACCTATTGAAATTATTGCTGAAAATCCGATCAGCAGAAATGAATGTCGCTTCCAAATTACTCGCCCGCGCCGATGATCTGGAACGGATCGTTGGCGGCGAGCGCGATGGCGTGGCCTTGTTGCAAGGCTGGCGTTACGAAGAATTTGGCCGCGACGCGATCGATCTAATAGAAGGCCGCATGAGTTTTACGGTCAAAGATGGAAAATTGAAAATGACGCATCAACCGGAAACAGAAAGCGAAAACGCCGAATGAAAATGCAGTTCGCTCTGATTGCTTTAAGCTGTCCGGCCATAATGGCCTGCTCGACCACGAACCCCGAACCAGCCATTCCGGAACGCGGCGTGATACCCGGATATGTCTGTAAAACAGATGATCTCGAAACATTGGTTGGGCAAAAAGCAACGGCTGAAATTGCCGCTGGTGCGCTCAAACAATCTGGCGCGAAACGCCTCCGCTGGATCGCACCAGACACGGCGGTAACTATGGATTTTCGCCAGGACCGATTGAATATAGAATATGATGATGAGATGGTAATCACACGCGTAAACTGCGGTTAATCAACGTTTATTCAATCACCAATACTGGTTCCAGTTCCAGCATATTCGCGAGTTGCATGTGCCGCTTCGCCACCGCATCGCCGTAAAGCGGTTTCAAATCAGCGGCCATGATAATCTCAAGCCTATTGTCAATCTTTCGCAATTGAGTCTGCTCCAAAGGATTGCGGGTGCCGCCGCTCAACCGCTGTCCCAGCCGCATGGCCAAACCCCAGCAAATTGCGCGCTGTGTTGCTTGTTCGCTGGCAAGCTTCCCACCACCAGGGAAAATATTATTGCCACCGCCAAAGCTGGTGAATAGCGCCTGCCCCAGTAATTCTCTTTCAGCGCCGGTGATGCCAACCCAATTGCCGTGCAACCCCATAACCAATCCACGTTCGGCGCGAAAATTGGGATTGGCGCGCCACGCTACATCGCCCAAATTACAGGCAGCCTGTCTTATCCGTTGCCATGCCGGCGGATCTTCAGCAAAAATCGGGCTAATCCACTTCCCCAGCAATTTACTATTTGCTGGAAAGCGGGCCTGCACCGCACCCGATTCTTCAGTTGCCAGCAACAGTGGATCCCGCTTGCTTTCGGGCTTACTAACATTCTGGAACAAAAGACCTTCGCGCGCGCCATATGCAGATACGATCATCGTGCTGCTACCAAGATAGCGGACAACAAAAGACAGCAGCCATGCCGCGTCATCCAAAGTCGGAATTCGCGATGTCGAAAGGCCGGGAACGGCTTTCAGTTTTGCCTTGTTCATGCGCGCCAGTTGGCTCACCAGCCGCCGCGCGCGCTGCGGCTGCATCTCGTAATGATGGATCACCGGCAGTGGATATCCGCTGTCAAACATATCAAGCCGCGCCAACGACCGCCAAGAACCGCCGACCAGATAGAAGGGCAAGTCTTGTGCGTTCTGATCCCAGCCCGTTTTCTTCAGCATCTTGCGGACTTGCCGTTTCAGCTTGTCTTTCCCCTTGGCCCGCAGGTCCGCGACGCGAAGGACGCCCAGCGGAAAGCTATACCGCTCAAGCACTTTCCCCTTGTCGATCATCGCCAGTTCCAGACTGCCGCCGCCCAGATCACCCACGATACCACGCGCTTGAGGGATGGCCGATAGAACGCCCAGCCCAGCCAGTTCTGCCTCTTCCTCACCAAGTAAGACCTGGGTTTCAAACCCTATTTTAGCGGCCGCTTTGATCAAATCTCCGCCATTGGTGGCGTCGCGCACCGCTGCGGTGGCGAAACTCTTGATCGAATCGACGTCCATTTGCGTGCAAAGCCGGTAGAAGCGCTCCAGCGCTTGTATGGCCAGCACCATTGAGTCTTCAGCAATTGCCCCGGTCGCGGCAAGCTCTTTGCCAAGACCTGCCATGACTTTTTCGTTGAACAAAATAGCCGGGACCCTTGCTGGTCCTTGATAAACAACCAAACGAATAGAGTTAGAGCCAATATCAACAATTGCCGTACGCCGGCTCGTGCGCGGCGTTTTCTTCTTCCTGGTTATTTGCAATCCCCCGACCTGCATCTGGCGATCGCAATCAGACTTTTTTCTTGCGGCGGCGCAAAGACAGTCGCGGAACGGCTGTACTTTTGGTCAAGGATTTACCACGCCCGGACAGCGACGGATTGGTCATGAAATAGCGGTGCAAGTTGAAAGGCTTATCGGACGGTTTAACCCGAGTATAGCTGCCATCCGGGTTAAGCTCCCAGCTCTGTTCATCATCGATCAGGTTAGCAACCATGACCTGATCCAATATCTGGTCGTGAACCGTCGCATTGGTGATCGGCATCATATATTCCACCCGCCTATCAAGGTTTCGTGGCATCCAATCCGCCGAGCTAATATAGAGCGCAGCCCCATCATTCGGCAAGTCACGGCCGTTACCGAAAGCCCATATCCGGCTATGTTCCAGAAAGCGGCCGACTACAGATTTGACCCGAATATGGTCCGACATCCCCGGCACACCGGGACGCAAGCAGCAGATACCACGAATAACGAGATCAATTTCAACCCCCGCATTGCTGGCTGCATAGAGTTTCTCAATCAGCGCAGGATCGACCAGAGAATTCATCTTCGCCCAGATCATCCCCGGTTTGCCCGCGCGTTCATTGGCTATTTCACGGTCTATCAAATCCATGAGATCGCTCCGCATATAACGCGGTGACATGGAGATCATTTCCAGTTTTTCTGGTTCAACATAGCCAGTGATGTAATTAAACAGCTGTGCAGCATCGCGCGCGGCCTTTGGATCGGCTGTAAAAAAGCTCAAGTCGGTATAGATTTTGGCTGTTACAGGATGATAGTTACCAGTACCAAAGTGACAATAGGTCCGATAGCCCTCCTGTTCTTTGCGCACGACCAGGGAAATCTTGGCATGGGTTTTCCACTCGATAAAGCCATAGACGACTTGTACGCCCGCCCGCTCAAGCGCACTCGCCCAAAGGAGATTTTGTTCTTCGTCAAACCGCGCTTTGAGTTCGACAACTGCGGTAACGGACTTGCCGGCTTCTGCGGCATCGATCAGTGCACGAATTACTGCTGATTGTTTGCCCGCACGGTAGAGTGTCTGCTTGATCGCAACGACATCAGGATCAGCGGCGGCTTGCCGCAGGAATTCGATTACAACCTCAAAGGATTCGTAGGGGTGGTGGACCAATATGTCCTTATCCCGAATGGCCGCGAAACAATCCCCGCCATGATCGCGTATCCGTTCCGGAAAACGCGGGCTATAAGGCGTGAATTTGATATCCGGACGATCTTCCTCAACCAGCAAATCAAGGTCACCAATACCGACCAAACCATCGATACGGCTTTCGGTGGCCCCATCTGTCAACAAATGTTCACGCAGCATGGCCACCACCGGCTCCGACAGGTCCGCGCTCATTTCGAGGCGAATAACGTCCCCGCGTCGCCGACGTTTGATGGCACTGCGAAAATAGCGGACAAGGTCCTCGGCTTCTTCCTCAACCTCGATGTCGCTATCGCGGATGATGCGGAAAAGGCCGCTGTTCGTCACGTCATAGCCCGGAAAAATCTGAGCCGAATAGCATTGGATGACGGACTCTACCGAAACATATGTGGCGGTCTTGCCCGGCATGCGAATGAAACGCGGCAGACCAGAAGGAATCATAACCAATTCACGGATTCGCTGGCTATCAGATTGGCGGACGAGGTCGAATACCAGACTCAAGCCCTTGTTAGGAATGAAGGGAAAAGGATGCGCTGGATCCAATGCTTGCGGCGTCAGGACCGGAAATATCTGATCCATAAAATGCTGCTTGAGCCAGGCATCATTTGCTTCATCCAATTCGGTGGCGGACAAAACATAAATGTCCTGCTCCGCAAGCGCGGTAGCAAGCTGATCCCATACTTTTTGCTGATTAGAGGTCAATATGTTGCTCTGAGTGG
Encoded proteins:
- a CDS encoding I78 family peptidase inhibitor; the protein is MKMQFALIALSCPAIMACSTTNPEPAIPERGVIPGYVCKTDDLETLVGQKATAEIAAGALKQSGAKRLRWIAPDTAVTMDFRQDRLNIEYDDEMVITRVNCG
- a CDS encoding Ppx/GppA family phosphatase, coding for MQVGGLQITRKKKTPRTSRRTAIVDIGSNSIRLVVYQGPARVPAILFNEKVMAGLGKELAATGAIAEDSMVLAIQALERFYRLCTQMDVDSIKSFATAAVRDATNGGDLIKAAAKIGFETQVLLGEEEAELAGLGVLSAIPQARGIVGDLGGGSLELAMIDKGKVLERYSFPLGVLRVADLRAKGKDKLKRQVRKMLKKTGWDQNAQDLPFYLVGGSWRSLARLDMFDSGYPLPVIHHYEMQPQRARRLVSQLARMNKAKLKAVPGLSTSRIPTLDDAAWLLSFVVRYLGSSTMIVSAYGAREGLLFQNVSKPESKRDPLLLATEESGAVQARFPANSKLLGKWISPIFAEDPPAWQRIRQAACNLGDVAWRANPNFRAERGLVMGLHGNWVGITGAERELLGQALFTSFGGGNNIFPGGGKLASEQATQRAICWGLAMRLGQRLSGGTRNPLEQTQLRKIDNRLEIIMAADLKPLYGDAVAKRHMQLANMLELEPVLVIE
- a CDS encoding RNA degradosome polyphosphate kinase; its protein translation is MDSLVPQTSEPDDENESLAYIEEGGLERYFNREISWLGFNERVIEEAQNSSHPLLERLRFLSISGNNLDEFFMVRFAGLVGQFRQNIEERSADGLTASQQLQAIATQSNILTSNQQKVWDQLATALAEQDIYVLSATELDEANDAWLKQHFMDQIFPVLTPQALDPAHPFPFIPNKGLSLVFDLVRQSDSQRIRELVMIPSGLPRFIRMPGKTATYVSVESVIQCYSAQIFPGYDVTNSGLFRIIRDSDIEVEEEAEDLVRYFRSAIKRRRRGDVIRLEMSADLSEPVVAMLREHLLTDGATESRIDGLVGIGDLDLLVEEDRPDIKFTPYSPRFPERIRDHGGDCFAAIRDKDILVHHPYESFEVVIEFLRQAAADPDVVAIKQTLYRAGKQSAVIRALIDAAEAGKSVTAVVELKARFDEEQNLLWASALERAGVQVVYGFIEWKTHAKISLVVRKEQEGYRTYCHFGTGNYHPVTAKIYTDLSFFTADPKAARDAAQLFNYITGYVEPEKLEMISMSPRYMRSDLMDLIDREIANERAGKPGMIWAKMNSLVDPALIEKLYAASNAGVEIDLVIRGICCLRPGVPGMSDHIRVKSVVGRFLEHSRIWAFGNGRDLPNDGAALYISSADWMPRNLDRRVEYMMPITNATVHDQILDQVMVANLIDDEQSWELNPDGSYTRVKPSDKPFNLHRYFMTNPSLSGRGKSLTKSTAVPRLSLRRRKKKV